In Microbacterium esteraromaticum, the following proteins share a genomic window:
- a CDS encoding NAD(P)-dependent alcohol dehydrogenase: MPETMSAWEQEGYGPASGVRRVERPIPAPGRGEVLLQVRATALNAGDVRIMLGDPLLVRPVFGIRRPRNPVRGMDVAGTVVALGEGVDGVDVDEEVVVELPGGGGLAQYAVAPAVRLARRPAAVAPHLAATLPIAAGTAWQALDASGVGDGQRVLILGASGGVGTFAVQLAALRGAQVDATCSARNRVVVEGLGAHVIDRDTRPARLPAESYDAVVEIASGAPLRDLRRLVRDGGSVVLVGGDGGRVLGPVPRMLRAALLSAGSNRRIRSLAATPRAEILTRLLDLVAVGRLHPLIEREYSFADVADALAHVEAGHTVGKVVVHVAG, encoded by the coding sequence ATGCCCGAGACGATGAGCGCCTGGGAGCAGGAAGGCTACGGACCCGCATCCGGGGTCAGACGAGTCGAGAGACCGATTCCCGCCCCCGGCCGGGGAGAGGTGCTTCTGCAGGTGCGCGCGACCGCGCTCAACGCCGGCGATGTGCGGATCATGCTCGGCGACCCACTGCTGGTGCGGCCCGTGTTCGGCATCCGCCGTCCGCGCAACCCCGTGCGAGGCATGGACGTCGCCGGCACCGTGGTCGCGCTCGGCGAGGGCGTCGACGGCGTGGACGTCGACGAGGAGGTCGTCGTCGAGCTGCCCGGTGGGGGAGGGCTGGCCCAGTACGCGGTGGCTCCGGCGGTGCGACTCGCACGGCGGCCTGCCGCCGTCGCACCCCACCTGGCCGCGACCCTGCCCATCGCCGCCGGCACCGCCTGGCAGGCGCTCGATGCGTCCGGCGTCGGCGACGGGCAGCGAGTGCTGATCCTCGGCGCCTCTGGCGGCGTCGGCACCTTCGCCGTGCAGCTCGCGGCGCTGCGCGGGGCGCAGGTGGACGCCACGTGCAGCGCGCGCAACCGTGTCGTCGTCGAAGGCCTCGGCGCCCACGTGATCGACCGCGACACCCGGCCTGCGCGACTGCCTGCCGAATCGTACGACGCCGTGGTCGAGATCGCCAGCGGGGCGCCGCTGCGCGACCTCCGCCGCCTCGTCCGCGACGGTGGATCGGTCGTGCTCGTCGGCGGCGATGGCGGTCGGGTGCTCGGACCCGTGCCCCGGATGCTGCGGGCCGCGCTGCTCTCGGCCGGCTCGAACCGCCGCATCCGCTCTCTTGCGGCGACGCCGAGGGCTGAGATCCTCACGCGGCTGCTCGACCTCGTGGCGGTCGGGAGACTTCATCCGCTGATCGAGCGGGAGTA
- a CDS encoding helix-turn-helix transcriptional regulator: MVKPTLVTNTIRSRREEAGMTQAELAGLIGVTRQTLIAIEQGRYSPTLEIAFQIARAFGLPLEDLFQYPEPTQKRED, translated from the coding sequence ATGGTCAAGCCCACCCTCGTCACCAACACGATCCGCTCGCGGCGCGAAGAGGCGGGGATGACCCAGGCCGAACTCGCCGGGCTGATCGGCGTCACCAGGCAGACCCTCATTGCAATCGAACAGGGCAGGTACTCGCCCACGCTCGAAATCGCCTTCCAGATCGCCCGTGCCTTCGGCCTGCCGCTCGAAGACCTCTTCCAGTACCCCGAACCGACTCAGAAGCGAGAGGACTGA
- a CDS encoding proline dehydrogenase family protein yields the protein MAELSSSSSDRRLADAATALARRWVDEAAQVQVDPAAQRLAGVLHDPKGLPFTLGFVDGVMRPESAAAAASSLRRVAPLAPDFLPWYLRGVVRLGGGVAPVLPVPTVPIARRVLREMVGHLIVDARPDKLGPALEKIRTGSEAGARLNLNLLGEAVLGDAEARRRLEGIHELIRRDDVDYVSVKVSAIVSHLSMWAFEQTVDEVVERLLPLYLTAADNGTFINLDMEEYRDLDLTIAVFTRLLEDPRLAALEAGIVLQTYLPDALTALRELTAWARNRVEHRGAPIKIRLVKGANLAMEKVDAVMHGWPQAPYGTKLDTDANYLRCLDVAFEQRSTSAVRIGVAGHNLFDIAYAWLLAGERGVRDAIEFEMLLGMAQGQVEAVSREVGPVLLYVPVVDPNEFDVAISYLVRRLDENASSSNFLSAAFHLADDPSLFERERLRFVDSITRSRDRSLLAGPRRTQNRAAPAHESVRPLAQPRTADEGLTEVVLDIARGSSGIDEGADDPFLQTAVYARQELTAADGAPGFENTADSDPALPANRAWAGEIFAHIARDRGLGIPTLRASRIDDAEGLHAVIERVQGAASAWGSRPAAERAQILQRAAAALAARRGELIEVAAVETGKVFAEADVEVSEAVDMAKYYAATCRELDAISGAVFEPAKVTVVTPPWNFPLAIPAGGVLAALAAGSGVVFKPAHQARRCAAVIAEALWQAGVPRDVLALVELGERELGKQLITHPAVDRVILTGSWDTAALFRSWRPDLPLLAETSGKNAIVITPTADIDLAVADLVKSAFGHAGQKCSAASLAILVGPVGHSKRFVRQLLDAVRSLRVAWPSDPRAEVGPVIERPQGKLDWALTRLEGDEKWLIEPRSLDDSGRLWSPGVRVGVQPGSRTHLEEFFGPMLGIMHAPTLSAAIDLQNAVSYGLTAGLHTQDPADLALWLEHVQAGNLYVNRGITGAIVQRQPFGGWKRSSVGPGAKAGGPHYLIGLGAWRSRPRGKASNTLHLRGLDVRIAALIEAAQPSLDFEGFEWLRQSALADAVAWDREFGQVRDVSQLGVERNLLRYRPVPVAVRATADAPLHEVLRVVLAGIRSGAEFMLSVPAGLPAGIRGELGDLGVLVAVESDAEWIDRMLRRGIPAEEGASVAATPDRVRLIGARYTVASLHRALAEAVEGDPDLAVYDGEVTSAGRIELLPFVHEQAISITAHRFGNPDDWSADVI from the coding sequence ATGGCTGAGCTGTCGTCATCGTCCTCTGATCGTCGCCTGGCCGATGCCGCCACGGCACTCGCCCGGCGCTGGGTCGACGAGGCGGCGCAGGTGCAGGTCGATCCTGCCGCGCAGCGGCTCGCGGGCGTGCTGCACGACCCCAAGGGTCTGCCGTTCACGCTCGGATTCGTGGACGGAGTGATGCGGCCCGAGAGCGCGGCGGCCGCAGCATCCAGCCTCCGCCGCGTCGCGCCGCTGGCGCCGGACTTCCTGCCCTGGTACCTGCGAGGGGTCGTCCGCCTGGGCGGCGGCGTCGCGCCTGTGCTGCCCGTGCCGACGGTGCCGATCGCCCGGCGCGTGCTGCGCGAGATGGTCGGGCACCTCATCGTCGACGCCAGGCCCGACAAGCTCGGGCCCGCCCTCGAGAAGATCCGCACGGGTTCTGAGGCGGGAGCCCGGCTCAACCTCAATCTTCTGGGCGAGGCGGTGCTGGGCGATGCCGAGGCGCGACGGCGCCTCGAGGGCATCCACGAGCTCATCCGCCGCGATGACGTCGACTACGTCTCGGTGAAGGTGTCGGCGATCGTCAGTCACCTGTCGATGTGGGCGTTCGAGCAGACGGTCGACGAGGTCGTCGAGCGGCTGCTGCCGCTGTACCTCACCGCCGCCGACAACGGCACGTTCATCAACCTCGACATGGAGGAGTACCGCGACCTCGACCTCACGATCGCGGTGTTCACCCGGCTGCTCGAAGACCCGAGGCTCGCGGCGCTCGAAGCGGGCATCGTGCTGCAGACCTACCTGCCCGATGCGCTGACCGCGTTGCGCGAGCTCACTGCCTGGGCCCGCAACCGGGTCGAGCATCGCGGCGCCCCGATCAAGATCCGGCTCGTGAAGGGCGCGAATCTCGCGATGGAGAAGGTCGATGCGGTGATGCACGGCTGGCCGCAGGCCCCCTACGGCACCAAGCTCGACACCGACGCCAACTATCTGCGCTGCCTGGACGTGGCCTTCGAGCAGCGCAGCACCTCGGCCGTGCGCATCGGCGTCGCAGGGCACAACCTCTTCGACATCGCGTACGCCTGGCTGCTCGCCGGCGAGCGCGGGGTGCGCGACGCGATCGAGTTCGAGATGCTGCTCGGAATGGCGCAGGGCCAGGTCGAGGCCGTCTCGCGCGAGGTCGGTCCCGTGCTGCTCTATGTTCCCGTCGTCGATCCGAACGAGTTCGACGTCGCGATCAGCTACCTCGTGCGCCGTCTCGACGAGAACGCCTCGTCGTCGAACTTCCTGTCGGCCGCCTTCCATCTCGCAGACGACCCCTCTCTCTTCGAACGCGAGCGGCTGCGCTTCGTCGACTCGATCACCCGCTCACGTGACCGCAGTCTGCTGGCCGGGCCCCGGCGCACGCAGAACCGCGCAGCGCCGGCACATGAATCGGTGCGTCCGCTCGCGCAGCCGCGGACGGCCGACGAGGGTCTCACCGAGGTCGTGCTCGACATCGCTCGCGGGTCGTCGGGCATCGACGAGGGCGCTGACGATCCGTTCCTGCAGACAGCCGTCTACGCCAGGCAGGAGCTGACGGCCGCCGACGGCGCCCCTGGCTTCGAGAACACCGCAGACAGCGACCCCGCGCTCCCGGCGAACCGCGCCTGGGCGGGCGAGATCTTCGCGCACATCGCCCGCGACCGAGGACTCGGCATTCCCACCCTGCGTGCATCGCGCATCGACGACGCGGAGGGGCTGCATGCCGTGATCGAGCGCGTTCAGGGCGCAGCATCCGCCTGGGGATCCAGGCCAGCCGCCGAACGCGCGCAGATCCTGCAGCGCGCCGCCGCCGCTCTCGCCGCGCGCCGTGGCGAACTGATCGAGGTCGCCGCCGTCGAGACCGGGAAGGTGTTCGCCGAGGCCGACGTCGAGGTGAGCGAGGCCGTCGACATGGCGAAGTACTACGCCGCGACCTGCCGCGAGCTCGACGCCATCAGCGGCGCGGTGTTCGAGCCCGCGAAGGTCACCGTCGTCACTCCGCCCTGGAACTTCCCCCTCGCGATCCCGGCCGGGGGAGTGCTCGCGGCGCTCGCCGCCGGATCGGGGGTGGTCTTCAAGCCGGCGCATCAGGCGCGCCGGTGCGCGGCGGTGATCGCCGAAGCGCTGTGGCAGGCCGGGGTGCCCCGAGACGTGCTCGCGCTCGTCGAGCTGGGGGAGCGCGAGCTCGGAAAGCAGCTCATCACGCATCCGGCGGTCGACCGGGTGATCCTCACCGGGTCGTGGGACACCGCTGCGCTGTTCCGCTCGTGGCGGCCCGACCTGCCGCTGCTCGCCGAGACCAGCGGCAAGAACGCGATCGTCATCACCCCGACCGCCGACATCGATCTGGCTGTCGCGGATCTCGTGAAGAGCGCGTTCGGCCACGCGGGCCAGAAGTGCTCGGCAGCCTCGCTCGCGATCCTCGTCGGGCCTGTCGGCCACTCGAAGCGATTCGTGCGTCAGCTGCTCGACGCCGTCCGCTCGCTGCGGGTCGCGTGGCCGTCGGACCCCAGGGCTGAAGTCGGTCCGGTGATCGAGCGGCCGCAGGGCAAGCTCGACTGGGCGCTCACCCGACTGGAGGGCGATGAGAAGTGGCTGATCGAGCCACGCTCGCTCGACGACAGCGGTCGCCTGTGGAGCCCCGGTGTGCGCGTCGGGGTGCAGCCCGGATCTCGCACGCACCTCGAGGAGTTCTTCGGTCCGATGCTCGGCATCATGCACGCGCCCACGCTGAGCGCCGCGATCGACCTGCAGAACGCCGTCTCGTACGGCCTCACGGCCGGTCTGCACACTCAGGATCCCGCAGACCTGGCTCTGTGGCTCGAGCATGTGCAGGCAGGGAACCTCTACGTCAATCGGGGGATCACCGGGGCGATCGTGCAGCGCCAGCCCTTCGGCGGCTGGAAGCGCTCGTCGGTCGGCCCCGGCGCCAAGGCCGGCGGACCCCACTACCTGATCGGTCTCGGAGCATGGCGCTCCCGTCCGCGCGGCAAGGCGTCGAACACCCTGCACCTGCGCGGCCTCGACGTGCGCATCGCGGCTCTCATCGAGGCGGCCCAGCCGTCGCTCGACTTCGAGGGGTTCGAATGGCTGCGACAGTCGGCGCTCGCCGACGCCGTCGCCTGGGACCGCGAGTTCGGCCAGGTGCGCGACGTGTCGCAGCTCGGCGTCGAGCGCAATCTGCTCCGCTACCGGCCGGTGCCCGTTGCGGTGCGCGCCACCGCCGACGCTCCGCTGCACGAGGTGCTGCGGGTAGTGCTCGCGGGTATCCGCTCTGGCGCGGAGTTCATGCTCTCGGTGCCGGCGGGCCTCCCCGCCGGCATCAGGGGCGAACTGGGCGACCTGGGCGTGCTGGTGGCGGTCGAGAGCGATGCCGAGTGGATCGACCGGATGCTGCGCCGCGGCATCCCCGCAGAAGAGGGTGCCTCCGTGGCCGCCACCCCTGACCGGGTGCGGCTGATCGGGGCACGGTACACGGTCGCGTCGCTGCACCGCGCGCTCGCGGAGGCTGTCGAGGGTGACCCCGACCTCGCGGTCTACGACGGCGAGGTGACCTCGGCCGGCCGCATCGAGCTGCTGCCGTTCGTGCACGAGCAGGCGATCTCGATCACGGCGCACCGCTTCGGCAACCCCGACGACTGGAGTGCCGACGTCATCTGA
- a CDS encoding thioesterase family protein, whose product MNVIWRTLLVILQARLRTRRGQGLDPSAVSRIRLTTLPTDLDILRHMNNGRYLSLFDLGRWDLLIRTGLFDAMNERGWYAVVSSETVTFRKSLQLWQRFDVESRFVGHDDKAVFLEHRAVVDGEVYARVIVRSRMLRRSGGTVSNEELFAAVGKPQGLPEVEPWIHDWSSASALPSTKKPAPSVWR is encoded by the coding sequence GTGAATGTGATCTGGCGCACCCTCCTCGTCATCCTGCAGGCACGGCTGCGCACGCGCCGCGGTCAGGGCCTCGACCCGTCGGCGGTCAGCCGCATCCGGCTCACCACCCTGCCCACTGACCTCGACATCCTGCGTCATATGAACAACGGCCGCTACCTGTCGCTGTTCGACCTCGGACGCTGGGACCTGCTGATCCGCACCGGCCTGTTCGATGCCATGAACGAACGAGGCTGGTACGCGGTCGTCTCGAGTGAGACGGTGACCTTCCGCAAGTCGCTGCAGCTCTGGCAGCGGTTCGACGTCGAGTCGCGCTTCGTCGGCCACGACGACAAGGCCGTCTTCCTCGAGCACCGCGCCGTGGTCGACGGCGAGGTGTACGCCAGGGTGATCGTCAGGTCGCGGATGCTGCGCCGCAGCGGCGGCACGGTCAGCAACGAGGAGCTGTTCGCCGCGGTCGGCAAGCCGCAGGGATTGCCCGAGGTCGAGCCGTGGATCCACGACTGGTCATCGGCCTCTGCGCTGCCTTCGACGAAGAAGCCCGCCCCGAGCGTCTGGCGCTGA
- a CDS encoding GNAT family N-acetyltransferase: MSTEAHTEIIVRPVRDVDAEALGRVHAQCWHETYDHLISKAALERISPRRMAELWTNWARQGDDFRMSAALVDGEIVGFVGSGPARDKDAPALRELYFIYLLDQYHGTGIGQKLFDAAVYEGEPSYLWVADDNPRAHRFYQRNGFVLDGESHTEPFLGESLTEVRFVRA, encoded by the coding sequence ATGAGCACCGAAGCCCATACCGAGATCATCGTCCGACCCGTCCGCGATGTCGATGCGGAAGCCCTCGGTCGCGTGCACGCCCAGTGCTGGCACGAGACCTACGACCATCTGATCAGCAAGGCAGCACTCGAGCGCATCTCGCCGCGTCGCATGGCCGAGCTCTGGACGAACTGGGCCCGCCAGGGCGACGACTTCCGCATGAGCGCGGCGCTCGTCGACGGCGAGATCGTCGGATTCGTCGGCTCGGGCCCCGCTCGCGACAAAGACGCCCCGGCGCTGCGCGAGCTCTACTTCATCTACCTGCTCGACCAGTACCACGGCACGGGCATCGGGCAGAAGCTCTTCGACGCGGCCGTCTACGAGGGCGAGCCGAGCTACCTGTGGGTCGCCGACGACAACCCGCGTGCTCACCGCTTCTATCAGCGCAACGGGTTCGTGCTCGACGGCGAGAGCCACACCGAGCCGTTCCTCGGCGAGTCCCTCACCGAGGTGAGGTTCGTCCGCGCCTGA
- the pntB gene encoding Re/Si-specific NAD(P)(+) transhydrogenase subunit beta, which produces MTVDAFAAAAYIVAALLFILSLAGLSRHESARAGVIYGITGMTIALGATLALTIADAWGEPGATLGLSLLAVGVLIGAAIGLWRAKVVQMTEMPELIALLHSFVGLAAVLVGWNGHLAHAAIPARLVDIHNAEVFIGVFIGGVTFTGSIVAYLKLSAKMSSRPLMLPGKNVLNVGALVAFVALTVWFVIDPQLWLLVAVTALAFALGWHLVASIGGGDMPVVVSMLNSYSGWAAAAAGFLLNNDLLIVTGALVGSSGAYLSYIMCTAMNRSFLSVIAGGFGIVASTASDDEHGEHREITADTAAAMLENASSVIITPGYGMAVAQAQYPVADLVARLRDRGVDVRFGIHPVAGRLPGHMNVLLAEAKVPYDIVLGMDEINDDFASTSVVLVIGANDTVNPAAAEDPGSPIAGMPVLRVWEAENVIVFKRSMAAGYAGVQNPLFFRDNAQMLFGDAKERVEDIIRAL; this is translated from the coding sequence GTGACCGTCGACGCATTCGCCGCCGCCGCGTACATCGTCGCGGCCCTGCTGTTCATCCTCAGCCTCGCCGGTCTCAGCCGGCACGAATCGGCCCGCGCCGGCGTGATCTACGGCATCACCGGGATGACCATCGCACTGGGCGCGACGCTGGCGCTCACGATCGCGGATGCCTGGGGAGAGCCCGGAGCGACGCTCGGACTCAGCCTGCTCGCCGTGGGCGTGCTGATCGGCGCGGCCATCGGCCTGTGGCGCGCCAAGGTCGTGCAGATGACCGAGATGCCCGAGCTGATCGCCCTGCTGCACAGCTTCGTCGGCCTCGCCGCTGTGCTCGTCGGGTGGAACGGGCACCTCGCGCACGCAGCGATCCCCGCCCGATTGGTCGACATCCACAACGCCGAGGTGTTCATCGGCGTCTTCATCGGCGGTGTCACCTTCACCGGATCGATCGTCGCGTACCTGAAGCTGTCGGCGAAGATGTCATCTCGCCCGCTCATGCTCCCTGGCAAGAACGTGCTCAACGTCGGGGCTCTGGTCGCCTTCGTCGCGCTCACCGTGTGGTTCGTGATCGACCCGCAGCTCTGGCTGCTCGTCGCCGTCACTGCGCTGGCGTTCGCGCTCGGCTGGCATCTGGTGGCATCCATCGGCGGTGGCGACATGCCCGTGGTCGTATCGATGCTGAACAGCTACTCGGGATGGGCGGCGGCCGCCGCCGGCTTCCTGCTGAACAACGACCTGCTGATCGTCACCGGCGCGCTGGTCGGGTCGTCGGGTGCGTACCTGTCGTACATCATGTGCACGGCGATGAACCGGTCGTTCCTGTCGGTGATCGCCGGAGGATTCGGGATCGTGGCGTCGACGGCATCCGACGACGAGCACGGCGAGCACCGCGAGATCACCGCCGACACCGCCGCCGCGATGCTCGAGAACGCGAGCAGCGTGATCATCACTCCCGGCTACGGCATGGCCGTCGCTCAGGCGCAGTACCCCGTCGCCGATCTGGTGGCTCGGCTGCGCGACCGGGGCGTGGACGTGCGCTTCGGCATCCATCCGGTCGCCGGACGTCTGCCTGGCCACATGAACGTGCTGCTGGCCGAAGCGAAGGTGCCGTACGACATCGTGCTCGGCATGGACGAGATCAACGACGACTTCGCATCGACCTCGGTCGTGCTCGTGATCGGCGCGAACGACACCGTCAACCCCGCCGCCGCCGAGGACCCGGGAAGCCCCATCGCCGGGATGCCCGTGCTGCGTGTCTGGGAGGCCGAGAACGTCATCGTGTTCAAGCGCTCGATGGCCGCGGGGTACGCGGGCGTGCAGAACCCGCTGTTCTTCCGCGACAACGCGCAGATGCTGTTCGGCGATGCCAAGGAGCGAGTGGAGGACATCATCCGGGCGCTGTGA
- a CDS encoding Re/Si-specific NAD(P)(+) transhydrogenase subunit alpha: protein MTRIGIVQEQPDEARVAATPATVQTLMKLGHDVVVEQGAGARSSYPDEAYADAGARIVPPDEAWASEVVLKVNPPTDAEIARLADGATLIGLLSPALRPELVESLAQRGITALALDAVPRISRAQSMDVLSSMANIAGYRAVVEAAHEFGRFFTGQVTAAGKVPPAKVLIAGAGVAGLAAIGAASSLGAIVRATDPRPEVADQVRSVGGTYLDVDVQVEKSTDGYAKATSADYDRRAAEIYSEQAADVDIIITTALIPGRAAPRLITAADVSLMKPGSVIIDMAAAQGGNVEGSVAGQRVVTANGVIILGYTDLASRLATQASQLYGTNVANLVALLTPNKDGAITIDFDDVVQRSVTVVRDGEVTWPPPAVQVAAAPTASAPKAGPAPVPEKQPMSAAKKAGLIVAGIAALFLVNAFAPAPLPQHFTVLMLSVVVGFYVIGKVHHALHTPLMSVTNAISGVIIVGAMLQITDGNPLVQVIAAVAVLVASINIFGGFAVTRRMLGMFQKGGSR, encoded by the coding sequence ATGACGCGGATCGGAATCGTGCAGGAGCAGCCGGACGAGGCGCGGGTCGCCGCGACCCCGGCGACCGTGCAGACGTTGATGAAGCTCGGCCACGACGTGGTCGTCGAACAGGGGGCGGGTGCGCGCTCGTCGTACCCGGACGAGGCGTACGCCGACGCCGGTGCGCGCATCGTGCCGCCCGATGAGGCGTGGGCGAGCGAGGTGGTGCTGAAGGTCAATCCGCCGACGGATGCCGAGATCGCCCGGCTCGCGGACGGCGCGACGCTCATCGGCCTGCTGTCGCCCGCCCTGCGACCCGAGCTGGTCGAATCCCTCGCGCAGCGCGGCATCACGGCACTCGCGCTCGACGCCGTGCCGCGCATCTCGCGGGCGCAGTCGATGGATGTGCTCAGCTCGATGGCGAACATCGCCGGGTATCGCGCGGTCGTCGAGGCCGCCCACGAGTTCGGGCGCTTCTTCACAGGTCAGGTGACGGCGGCCGGCAAGGTGCCCCCGGCGAAAGTGCTCATCGCGGGGGCCGGTGTCGCCGGGCTGGCCGCGATCGGAGCGGCTTCGAGCCTCGGCGCCATCGTTCGAGCCACCGACCCCCGACCCGAGGTCGCCGATCAGGTGCGCTCGGTCGGCGGCACGTATCTCGACGTCGACGTGCAGGTCGAGAAGTCGACCGACGGCTACGCCAAGGCCACCAGCGCCGACTACGACCGCCGCGCCGCCGAGATCTACAGCGAGCAGGCGGCCGACGTCGACATCATCATCACCACGGCGCTGATCCCGGGGCGCGCGGCTCCTCGTCTGATCACCGCAGCCGACGTCTCGCTCATGAAGCCGGGCAGCGTCATCATCGACATGGCGGCAGCACAGGGCGGCAACGTCGAGGGCTCGGTCGCCGGCCAGCGGGTGGTCACTGCGAACGGCGTGATCATCCTCGGATACACCGATCTCGCCTCGAGGCTCGCGACCCAGGCATCCCAGCTCTACGGCACGAACGTCGCCAATCTCGTCGCCCTGCTCACCCCGAACAAGGACGGCGCGATCACGATCGACTTCGACGACGTGGTGCAGCGCTCGGTGACCGTCGTCCGCGACGGCGAGGTCACCTGGCCACCTCCTGCGGTGCAGGTCGCGGCGGCGCCGACGGCATCCGCTCCGAAGGCCGGGCCCGCCCCCGTGCCCGAGAAGCAGCCGATGTCGGCGGCGAAGAAGGCGGGGCTCATCGTCGCCGGCATCGCCGCGCTGTTCCTCGTGAACGCCTTCGCGCCCGCACCGCTGCCGCAGCACTTCACCGTGCTCATGCTCTCGGTCGTGGTCGGCTTCTACGTGATCGGCAAGGTGCACCACGCCCTGCACACGCCGCTCATGTCGGTCACCAACGCGATCTCGGGCGTGATCATCGTCGGCGCCATGCTGCAGATCACCGACGGCAACCCGCTCGTGCAGGTGATCGCCGCCGTGGCCGTGCTCGTCGCCAGCATCAACATCTTCGGCGGGTTCGCCGTGACGCGGCGAATGCTCGGCATGTTCCAGAAGGGAGGCAGCAGGTGA
- a CDS encoding cytochrome b/b6 domain-containing protein: MAGSIRRGLPRVKGGEPWPPATEIEAPAAVASESVAEGPVVEAPVVEAPSAPDAVENTASSRDDVVLSAATPAVAGAGAAAAPAPAASTPDAPVPAALSLRRGLPRVAGGEPWPPADAAAVASAATPASATAPGSAAAPAAASVAPDVAENTTSPREEVVQSAAGGALAAPMATPTATDARGAVRRGLPRVAGGEPWPPAGTVPAIADGGAVAGTAPVAGTAPVAGTARVAGTAPVDATGGSPAAANPEAPAPEVAATAEAPAAQDVAVVAASTPDVSTPLPYPRTVWQGRAPRHATEPLPEPSPLRPTWPRAIGGLLGLASLGLLAVAAVFLVRTFLSTPAMQDFLATYPGEYHPAIEVEPGFAPWANWAHFFNMFLMVLIIRSGLRVRSEKRPTVFWSPRRDSKGKISLTLWFHQALDLLWIINGVIFVVLLFTTGHWARIVPTSWEVFPNALSAGLQYVSFDWPTDNGWVNYNSLQQLAYFATVFIAAPLAIVTGFRMSGLWPKKAEKLSKAYPVEWARALHFPVMLYFVAFIIVHVALVFLTGMLRNLNHMFAAQGSVDGIEYAANWTGFWVFVLAVAVIAAGWFAARPLVLAPIAKLFGQVSGR; the protein is encoded by the coding sequence ATGGCCGGATCGATCCGTCGAGGTCTTCCGCGCGTGAAGGGCGGCGAGCCGTGGCCTCCTGCCACGGAGATCGAGGCGCCTGCCGCCGTCGCCTCCGAGTCGGTCGCTGAGGGGCCGGTCGTTGAGGCGCCGGTCGTTGAGGCGCCCAGTGCACCGGATGCCGTCGAGAACACTGCTTCTTCGCGCGACGATGTGGTGCTGTCGGCGGCAACCCCTGCCGTCGCCGGTGCCGGTGCCGCTGCGGCACCAGCCCCGGCCGCGTCGACTCCGGATGCCCCAGTCCCCGCCGCGCTGAGCCTGCGGCGCGGGCTGCCTCGTGTGGCCGGCGGTGAGCCCTGGCCTCCCGCGGACGCCGCGGCAGTGGCATCCGCCGCTACGCCTGCTTCGGCCACCGCACCCGGTTCGGCAGCCGCGCCTGCTGCGGCCTCGGTCGCACCGGATGTCGCCGAGAACACCACTTCCCCGCGCGAAGAAGTGGTGCAGTCGGCAGCAGGTGGTGCACTCGCCGCGCCGATGGCCACCCCCACCGCGACGGATGCCCGCGGCGCTGTGCGCCGTGGCCTGCCGCGCGTCGCCGGAGGGGAGCCGTGGCCCCCGGCGGGCACTGTGCCCGCGATCGCCGACGGAGGCGCGGTCGCCGGGACCGCGCCGGTCGCCGGGACCGCGCCGGTCGCCGGGACCGCGAGGGTCGCCGGGACCGCACCGGTCGACGCGACCGGAGGATCCCCGGCCGCCGCGAACCCTGAGGCCCCCGCCCCCGAGGTCGCTGCGACCGCGGAGGCACCCGCAGCCCAGGACGTCGCGGTCGTCGCGGCATCCACGCCCGACGTGTCGACGCCTCTCCCGTACCCACGCACGGTCTGGCAGGGCCGCGCGCCCCGGCATGCGACCGAACCGCTGCCCGAGCCCTCTCCGCTGCGGCCGACGTGGCCGCGGGCCATCGGGGGTCTGCTGGGGCTGGCATCCCTCGGTCTGCTGGCCGTCGCTGCGGTCTTCCTCGTCCGCACCTTCCTCAGCACGCCGGCCATGCAGGACTTCCTAGCGACGTACCCGGGCGAGTACCACCCCGCCATCGAGGTCGAGCCGGGATTCGCCCCCTGGGCCAACTGGGCCCACTTCTTCAACATGTTCCTGATGGTGCTGATCATCCGCTCGGGCCTGCGCGTGCGCAGCGAGAAGCGGCCCACGGTGTTCTGGAGTCCGCGTCGCGACAGCAAGGGCAAGATCAGCCTGACGCTGTGGTTCCACCAGGCGCTCGACCTGCTCTGGATCATCAACGGCGTCATCTTCGTGGTGCTGCTGTTCACCACCGGCCACTGGGCGCGCATCGTGCCCACGAGCTGGGAGGTCTTCCCGAACGCGCTCTCGGCCGGTCTGCAGTACGTCTCGTTCGACTGGCCGACCGACAACGGCTGGGTCAACTACAACAGCCTGCAGCAGCTCGCGTACTTCGCGACCGTGTTCATCGCGGCTCCGCTCGCGATCGTCACCGGGTTCCGCATGTCTGGCCTGTGGCCGAAGAAGGCCGAGAAGCTGTCGAAGGCGTACCCGGTCGAGTGGGCGCGGGCGCTGCACTTCCCCGTGATGCTCTACTTCGTGGCCTTCATCATCGTGCACGTCGCGCTGGTTTTCCTGACGGGGATGCTGCGCAACCTCAACCACATGTTCGCCGCCCAGGGATCGGTCGACGGCATCGAGTACGCCGCGAACTGGACGGGGTTCTGGGTGTTCGTGCTCGCCGTCGCGGTGATCGCCGCAGGCTGGTTCGCCGCGCGTCCGCTCGTGCTCGCTCCGATCGCGAAGCTGTTCGGGCAGGTATCCGGTCGCTGA